The sequence AGATCGGCCGCGAGCCCCTCGATGTTCCGATCGACCACGACGAGCGGCTCGCGCGTGTCGGCGAGCGTGTGCGCGAGCACCGCGTCGTCGCCCGCCGACGCGATGATGAGCCCGTCGATGCGCTTTTCCTGCAGCACGCGCAGGTAGTTGCGCTGCTTCTCGGGATCGTCGTCCGAGTTGCACAGGAACACGCAGTAGCCGGACAGCGCGCACTGGTCCTCGATGCCGCGCGCGAGCTCGGCGAAGTACGGGTTCGTGCTGTTCGGCACCACGAGGCCGATGGTGGCCGTCGAGCGCGCCTTCAGCGAGCGCGCCACGGCCGACGGCACGTAGTTCAGCTCGCGGATCGCCCGCTCGACCTTGGCCCGCACGTCGGCCGACACGGGCCGCGAATTGTTGACCACGTGCGATACCGTCGTGAACGACACGCCGGCGATGGCCGCCACATCCTTGATCGTCGCCATTCCCTTTCTCTCTGGTTCGTTGTTCTTGCTATCCCCGCGCGCGCCGGCTGCGATACGTGTCGAGCACGACGGCCACGACGATCACGGCGCCCGTGATGATGCGTTTGGTGGGCTCGTTCGCGCCGATCTGCGCGAGACCGGCCGCGAGCACGGAGATGATCAACACGCCGAAGAACGTGCTGACGACCGAGCCGCGACCGCCCATGAGGCTCGTGCCGCCGATCACGACGGCCGCGATCACCTGCAGCTCGAGGCCCGCGCCCGCGTTCGGATCGGCGGCTTCGAGCCGGGAGATCTGAAACAGCGCGGCGAGCCCGGCGAGCGCGCCCATCAGCGCGAAAACGATGATTTTATACGGGCGCGGGTTAACCCCGGCCAGTCGCACTGCTTCCTCGTTCGTGCCGATGCCGACGAGGTAGCGGCCGAACACAGTGCGCGCGAGCACGAATTGCGCGACGGCCATCACCGCGACCGCGATCAGGAACGCGGGTGAGATGCCGAGCGCGATCGGGTTCGACAGGAAGTCGAACGCGTCGCCGATGTAGGCGGTGCGCGAGTTGGTCAACTGGTATGCGACGCCGCGCGCCGCCTCGAGCACGCCGAGCGACACGATGAACGACGGAATCCGCCAGCCGACCGTGACGGCGCCCGTCAGCGTGCCCGTCGCGGCCGCCGCCGCGACGCCGGCGAGCGCGGCGAAGAGCGGCGGCCACTGCCAGCGCAGCGCGGCCACGCTCACGACCGACGCCGCGAGCGCGAGCACGGAGCCGACCGACAGATCGATGCCCGCGATGACGAGCACGAAGGTCATGCCGACCGACAGCACGACGAGGTCGGGAATCTGATTTGCGATCGTGCTGAAGGTGTCGTACGTGAGGAAGTGCGAGCTCAGCATCGAGAAGAGCGCGATCAGCGCGAGAAGCGCGAGCGCGAGCCCGATGTAGTTCGACAGGCCGAGCCGCACGCCGGCCGGCTTCGCCGCGACGCCGCCCGCCTGCCCGGGCCGGGCGCCGGCGTTTCGGTCGATGGATCGGTCGTTCATCGTGAATGTCCTGTGTGTTGCTGCTTCGATGAATTGAGGCGTGCGGTGTCGGCCGCGGGCCGGATCGGTCGCGCCAAGCGCGCTTACGTGGCGGTTCGCGCGTCGCCGGGCGCGTGCAGCGCCGCGTCGCGGCGCGCGTAGCCGGCGAACGCGGCGGCGAGGAGCGCGTCCTGCGTCCACGCGCCGCGCTCGAACACGGCGTCCATCCGCCCCGCCGACATCACGCCGATCCGGTCGCAGATCAGCATCAGCTCGCGCAGGTCGCTCGACACGACGACGATCGCGCG comes from Burkholderia savannae and encodes:
- a CDS encoding ABC transporter permease, with protein sequence MNDRSIDRNAGARPGQAGGVAAKPAGVRLGLSNYIGLALALLALIALFSMLSSHFLTYDTFSTIANQIPDLVVLSVGMTFVLVIAGIDLSVGSVLALAASVVSVAALRWQWPPLFAALAGVAAAAATGTLTGAVTVGWRIPSFIVSLGVLEAARGVAYQLTNSRTAYIGDAFDFLSNPIALGISPAFLIAVAVMAVAQFVLARTVFGRYLVGIGTNEEAVRLAGVNPRPYKIIVFALMGALAGLAALFQISRLEAADPNAGAGLELQVIAAVVIGGTSLMGGRGSVVSTFFGVLIISVLAAGLAQIGANEPTKRIITGAVIVVAVVLDTYRSRRARG